A part of Canis lupus familiaris isolate Mischka breed German Shepherd chromosome 4, alternate assembly UU_Cfam_GSD_1.0, whole genome shotgun sequence genomic DNA contains:
- the FAM71B gene encoding protein FAM71B isoform X1, producing the protein MKRTMSSECLLPYYTAHSYRSMGVFNTSMGELQRQLYKGGEYDIFKYAPMFESDFIQISKKGEVIDVHNRVRMVTVGIASTSPILPLPDVMLLARPTKVCEEHARHARTTTKGRGRKPTKILELTRLLPLKFVKISIHDREKQQLRLKLATGRTFYLQLCPSSDAREDLFCYWEKLVYLLRPPVDSSSSTPTLPTREGANLEDDKSLMTTELHGEGDQDEFRLHKPREVSRANSSAYAGGEGIHHGHRGMPSSPAVMRSAGMAKGAANRAASGMAVAGSATSSTAGLAVAGAKTSSSSGALSLAATKSTSTGQVSTALSGATVKCPGESGSNKAIAGAVNISSEGTNVALGAASMSSVGASTLTTGAASISPGSSMSVVFAGTMTTGTAAAERSGCLVVGPLVSTLQSEGYMSERDGSQKVSQPNAETRKGKKERREKKDRTSSRKSSHHHRTGECHHRTGEGHHRRGERHHRTGEGHHRTGGNKSTRKSSSHRSLSGHDKRDDRKEKGQSHARSRGHSSHKSGTHGSAARVSRTAHKLGKIKSANSSSAISKKSSKIGSFFRNLRAMPGSKTGVPSHDREVDFVAKSLEKCNIETKVEKTPDGKDLEICSTMTSESMETIIFEAKSI; encoded by the exons ATGAAGAGAACAATGAGCAGCGAGTGTTTGTTACCTTATTACACAGCCCACAGCTACCGTTCAATGGGTGTGTTCAATACCTCCATGGGGGAACTGCAACGACAACTGTACAAGGGAGGGGAGtatgacattttcaaatatgcacCTATGTTTGAAAGTGACTTTATCCAGATCAGCAAAAAAGGAGAGGTGATTGATGTACACAACCGTGTCCGAATGGTGACCGTGGGCATTGCATCCACTAGTCCCATCCTCCCGCTACCTGATGTCATGCTGCTGGCTCGACCAACGAAAGTCTGTGAAGAACATGCCAGACACGCCCGGACCACCACCAAGGGGAGAGGTCGCAAGCCCACAAAGATCCTAGAGCTCACCAGGCTGCTTCCCCTAAAATTTGTCAAGATCTCCATTCACGATCGTGAGAAACAGCAGCTGCGCCTGAAGCTTGCCACTGGCCGTACTTTCTATTTGCAGCTGTGTCCCTCTTCAGATGCACGAGAAGATCTCTTCTGCTACTGGGAAAAACTTGTCTATCTTCTGAGACCCCCAGTGGATAGCAGCAGTAGTACCCCGACCCTGCCAACTAGGGAAGGAGCCAACTTAGAAGATGACAAAAGCCTAATG ACCACAGAGCTCCATGGAGAAGGGGATCAGGATGAGTTCAGGCTTCACAAGCCCCGTGAGGTGTCTAGAGCCAACTCTTCTGCTTATGCTGGGGGAGAGGGAATCCATCATGGTCACCGTGGAATGCCCAGTTCACCTGCAGTTATGAGGTCTGCAGGGATGGCCAAAGGAGCAGCTAACAGGGCAGCCTCAGGCATGGCAGTAGCGGGATCAGCAACAAGCTCTACAGCAGGCTTGGCAGTGGCAGGAGCAAAAACAAGCTCTTCATCAGGTGCTCTGAGCTTAGCAGCAACCAAATCTACGAGCACAGGCCAGGTAAGCACGGCCCTGTCTGGAGCCACCGTCAAATGTCCGGGAGAAAGCGGATCCAACAAGGCCATCGCAGGTGCTGTCAATATATCCTCAGAGGGTACAAATGTGGCCTTGGGTGCTGCAAGCATGTCCTCAGTAGGTGCTTCTACCCTGACCACGGGGGCTGCCAGTATCTCCCCAGGGAGCAGCATGAGTGTGGTGTTTGCAGGCACCATGACAACTGGCACAGCTGCTGCAGAAAGATCTGGATGCCTAGTTGTAGGACCCCTTGTCTCCACCTTGCAGAGTGAAGGCTACATGAGTGAACGGGATGGAAGCCAGAAGGTCTCCCAGCCCAATGCTGAAACccggaagggaaaaaaagaaagaagagaaaagaaggacagAACTTCCAGCAGGAAAAGTTCCCATCACCACAGGACAGGTGAATGTCACCACAGGACAGGTGAAGGTCACCACAGGAGAGGTGAACGTCACCACAGGACAGGTGAAGGTCACCACAGGACAGGAGGAAATAAGTCGACCCGGAAATCATCCTCCCATCGGTCCTTATCCGGCCATGACAAAAGAGATGACAgaaaggagaaggggcagagcCATGCAAGAAGCAGAGGACACAGCTCTCACAAGAGTGGTACCCATGGCTCTGCAGCAAGGGTGTCAAGGACAGCTCACAAATTGGGGAAGATCAAATCTGCAAATAGTTCAAGTGCTATAAGTAAGAAATCCAGTAAAATTGGCTCTTTCTTCAGGAACTTGAGAGCCATGCCTGGTTCAAAAACAGGGGTCCCATCACACGATAGAGAGGTAGACTTCGTGGCTAAGTCATTAGAGAAGTGCAACATAGAGACGAAGGTAGAGAAAACCCCAGATGGCAAAGACCTGGAGATCTGTAGCACCATGACATCTGAATCAATGGAGACCATAATCTTTGAAGCTAAATCCATTTAA
- the FAM71B gene encoding protein FAM71B isoform X2 translates to MKRTMSSECLLPYYTAHSYRSMGVFNTSMGELQRQLYKGGEYDIFKYAPMFESDFIQISKKGEVIDVHNRVRMVTVGIASTSPILPLPDVMLLARPTKVCEEHARHARTTTKGRGRKPTKILELTRLLPLKFVKISIHDREKQQLRLKLATGRTFYLQLCPSSDAREDLFCYWEKLVYLLRPPVDSSSSTPTLPTREGANLEDDKSLMTTELHGEGDQDEFRLHKPREVSRANSSAYAGGEGIHHGHRGMPSSPAVMRSAGMAKGAANRAASGMAVAGSATSSTAGLAVAGAKTSSSSGALSLAATKSTSTGQSEGYMSERDGSQKVSQPNAETRKGKKERREKKDRTSSRKSSHHHRTGECHHRTGEGHHRRGERHHRTGEGHHRTGGNKSTRKSSSHRSLSGHDKRDDRKEKGQSHARSRGHSSHKSGTHGSAARVSRTAHKLGKIKSANSSSAISKKSSKIGSFFRNLRAMPGSKTGVPSHDREVDFVAKSLEKCNIETKVEKTPDGKDLEICSTMTSESMETIIFEAKSI, encoded by the exons ATGAAGAGAACAATGAGCAGCGAGTGTTTGTTACCTTATTACACAGCCCACAGCTACCGTTCAATGGGTGTGTTCAATACCTCCATGGGGGAACTGCAACGACAACTGTACAAGGGAGGGGAGtatgacattttcaaatatgcacCTATGTTTGAAAGTGACTTTATCCAGATCAGCAAAAAAGGAGAGGTGATTGATGTACACAACCGTGTCCGAATGGTGACCGTGGGCATTGCATCCACTAGTCCCATCCTCCCGCTACCTGATGTCATGCTGCTGGCTCGACCAACGAAAGTCTGTGAAGAACATGCCAGACACGCCCGGACCACCACCAAGGGGAGAGGTCGCAAGCCCACAAAGATCCTAGAGCTCACCAGGCTGCTTCCCCTAAAATTTGTCAAGATCTCCATTCACGATCGTGAGAAACAGCAGCTGCGCCTGAAGCTTGCCACTGGCCGTACTTTCTATTTGCAGCTGTGTCCCTCTTCAGATGCACGAGAAGATCTCTTCTGCTACTGGGAAAAACTTGTCTATCTTCTGAGACCCCCAGTGGATAGCAGCAGTAGTACCCCGACCCTGCCAACTAGGGAAGGAGCCAACTTAGAAGATGACAAAAGCCTAATG ACCACAGAGCTCCATGGAGAAGGGGATCAGGATGAGTTCAGGCTTCACAAGCCCCGTGAGGTGTCTAGAGCCAACTCTTCTGCTTATGCTGGGGGAGAGGGAATCCATCATGGTCACCGTGGAATGCCCAGTTCACCTGCAGTTATGAGGTCTGCAGGGATGGCCAAAGGAGCAGCTAACAGGGCAGCCTCAGGCATGGCAGTAGCGGGATCAGCAACAAGCTCTACAGCAGGCTTGGCAGTGGCAGGAGCAAAAACAAGCTCTTCATCAGGTGCTCTGAGCTTAGCAGCAACCAAATCTACGAGCACAGGCCAG AGTGAAGGCTACATGAGTGAACGGGATGGAAGCCAGAAGGTCTCCCAGCCCAATGCTGAAACccggaagggaaaaaaagaaagaagagaaaagaaggacagAACTTCCAGCAGGAAAAGTTCCCATCACCACAGGACAGGTGAATGTCACCACAGGACAGGTGAAGGTCACCACAGGAGAGGTGAACGTCACCACAGGACAGGTGAAGGTCACCACAGGACAGGAGGAAATAAGTCGACCCGGAAATCATCCTCCCATCGGTCCTTATCCGGCCATGACAAAAGAGATGACAgaaaggagaaggggcagagcCATGCAAGAAGCAGAGGACACAGCTCTCACAAGAGTGGTACCCATGGCTCTGCAGCAAGGGTGTCAAGGACAGCTCACAAATTGGGGAAGATCAAATCTGCAAATAGTTCAAGTGCTATAAGTAAGAAATCCAGTAAAATTGGCTCTTTCTTCAGGAACTTGAGAGCCATGCCTGGTTCAAAAACAGGGGTCCCATCACACGATAGAGAGGTAGACTTCGTGGCTAAGTCATTAGAGAAGTGCAACATAGAGACGAAGGTAGAGAAAACCCCAGATGGCAAAGACCTGGAGATCTGTAGCACCATGACATCTGAATCAATGGAGACCATAATCTTTGAAGCTAAATCCATTTAA